One region of Alcanivorax sediminis genomic DNA includes:
- a CDS encoding Trm112 family protein, protein MLDPNLLDILVCPVSKAPLIYDEKRAELKCKASGLAYPVRDGIPVMLEEQARALTDDEIGNL, encoded by the coding sequence ATGCTCGATCCCAACCTGCTCGATATCCTGGTCTGCCCGGTCAGCAAAGCGCCGCTGATCTACGATGAAAAACGGGCCGAATTGAAGTGCAAGGCCAGCGGCCTGGCCTACCCGGTACGCGATGGCATCCCGGTCATGCTGGAAGAGCAAGCCCGGGCTCTGACCGACGACGAAATCGGCAACCTCTAG
- a CDS encoding acyl-CoA dehydrogenase C-terminal domain-containing protein has translation MPDYKAPLRDMRFVLNEVLDVDSHYASLGLEDVNSELLNAFLEEGAKFSENELAPLNRSGDEEGCGFENGVVTTPKGFKEAYAKYVEGGWPAMGGDVEFGGQGLPGSAGIAISEMTGTANWSWSMYPGLSHGAIATVEEHGTDEQKQAYLPKLISGEWTGTMCLTEPHCGSDLGILKTKAEPNADGSYSITGTKIFISAGEHDMAENIIHIVLARLPGAPAGTKGISLFIVPKFMTDGNGGVGERNAVACGSIEHKMGIKASATCVMNFDGAKGYLIGPENKGLNCMFTFMNFARLGTAIQGVAHAELGFQGGLAYAKDRLAMRSLTGPKNPEGPADPIIVHPDVRRMLLTSKAFAEGGRALVYLCSQLGDKVKLAKDEAERKEADELMALLTPIAKAFITEAGLEAANHGVQIYGGHGFIREWGMEQNVRDARISTLYEGTTGIQALDLLGRKVMMTQGQSLRNFTKIIHKFCETHADNADLKQFLEPLAAYNKEWGEMTQAIGMQAMQNPDYVGAASVDYLMYSGYVTLAYLWARMAAVAHAKLEAGAGDEDFYKAKISTANFYFKRILPRVAGHKGAIEGGLDCMMDLDAEHFAF, from the coding sequence ATGCCGGATTACAAGGCTCCCCTGCGCGACATGCGCTTCGTACTGAATGAAGTCCTGGACGTGGATTCCCACTACGCCAGTCTGGGTCTGGAAGACGTTAACAGCGAACTGCTGAATGCTTTCCTGGAAGAAGGCGCCAAGTTTTCCGAAAACGAGCTGGCTCCCCTGAACCGCTCTGGTGACGAGGAAGGCTGTGGATTTGAAAATGGTGTTGTCACCACCCCGAAGGGCTTCAAGGAAGCCTACGCCAAATATGTGGAAGGCGGTTGGCCGGCCATGGGCGGAGATGTGGAATTCGGTGGCCAGGGGCTGCCTGGCTCTGCGGGTATCGCTATTTCTGAAATGACCGGTACGGCTAACTGGTCCTGGAGCATGTACCCGGGCCTGTCCCACGGGGCGATTGCCACTGTGGAAGAGCACGGTACCGACGAGCAGAAGCAGGCCTACCTGCCGAAGCTGATCAGTGGTGAGTGGACTGGCACCATGTGTCTGACCGAACCGCACTGTGGTTCTGACCTGGGTATCCTCAAGACCAAGGCTGAGCCCAACGCTGATGGCTCCTACAGCATCACCGGTACCAAGATCTTCATCTCTGCCGGTGAACATGACATGGCCGAGAACATCATCCACATCGTTCTCGCGCGTCTGCCGGGTGCGCCTGCTGGCACCAAGGGTATCTCCCTGTTCATCGTTCCCAAGTTCATGACCGACGGCAACGGCGGTGTGGGCGAGCGTAATGCCGTAGCCTGTGGCTCCATCGAGCACAAGATGGGCATCAAGGCCTCCGCGACCTGTGTGATGAATTTTGACGGTGCCAAAGGGTACTTGATTGGTCCGGAGAACAAAGGCCTGAACTGCATGTTCACCTTCATGAACTTCGCTCGCCTGGGTACTGCTATCCAGGGCGTGGCTCACGCTGAACTGGGTTTCCAGGGCGGCCTGGCCTACGCCAAGGATCGTCTGGCGATGCGTAGCCTGACCGGTCCGAAGAACCCGGAAGGTCCTGCCGATCCGATCATCGTTCATCCGGACGTGCGTCGTATGCTGCTGACGTCCAAGGCGTTTGCGGAAGGTGGTCGTGCACTGGTTTACCTGTGTTCCCAGCTGGGAGACAAGGTGAAACTGGCCAAAGACGAAGCCGAGCGCAAGGAAGCCGACGAGCTGATGGCGCTGCTGACTCCGATTGCCAAGGCGTTCATCACCGAAGCCGGTCTGGAAGCGGCCAACCACGGTGTGCAGATCTACGGCGGTCACGGCTTTATCCGTGAGTGGGGCATGGAGCAGAACGTACGTGATGCCCGTATCTCTACCCTGTACGAAGGCACCACCGGTATTCAGGCTCTCGACCTGCTGGGTCGTAAGGTGATGATGACTCAGGGCCAGTCCCTGCGTAACTTCACCAAGATCATCCACAAGTTCTGCGAAACCCACGCAGACAATGCGGACCTGAAGCAATTCCTTGAGCCGCTGGCGGCCTACAACAAGGAATGGGGCGAGATGACCCAGGCCATCGGTATGCAGGCCATGCAGAACCCGGATTACGTGGGTGCTGCTTCCGTGGATTACCTGATGTACTCCGGTTATGTGACTCTGGCTTACCTGTGGGCCCGTATGGCCGCAGTAGCCCATGCCAAGCTGGAAGCGGGCGCTGGTGACGAGGACTTCTACAAGGCCAAGATCAGCACTGCCAACTTCTACTTCAAGCGTATCCTGCCGCGCGTTGCCGGTCACAAGGGTGCCATTGAAGGTGGTCTGGACTGCATGATGGATCTGGATGCCGAGCACTTCGCATTCTGA
- a CDS encoding YbaN family protein, with translation MVRTLCWRFLAILFVVIGMVGVVVPGLPTVPFLLVAAWAGSHGWPALEQWLLEHPRYGEPLLQWRQNRAISRRAKCAASTMMLISIMIISFSGAHTAVKIAVPLMLCVTLLWLWNRPEPPKAVPEHHKA, from the coding sequence ATGGTAAGGACACTTTGCTGGCGTTTTCTGGCTATCCTGTTCGTGGTGATCGGGATGGTCGGCGTGGTTGTACCTGGCTTGCCGACGGTGCCGTTTCTGCTGGTGGCAGCGTGGGCTGGAAGCCACGGTTGGCCTGCGCTTGAGCAGTGGTTGCTGGAACATCCCCGTTATGGTGAACCTTTGCTGCAATGGCGGCAGAACCGTGCCATATCCCGTCGTGCCAAGTGCGCGGCTTCTACCATGATGCTGATCAGTATCATGATCATCTCGTTTTCCGGAGCCCATACCGCGGTGAAAATTGCCGTTCCGTTGATGTTGTGTGTGACATTGTTGTGGCTCTGGAATCGTCCGGAACCCCCCAAGGCGGTTCCTGAGCATCACAAGGCGTGA
- a CDS encoding acyl-CoA dehydrogenase C-terminal domain-containing protein, whose protein sequence is MATYKAPLEDMRFVLNDVFKADEQWAKMPATAEVTRDLSDAILEEAGKMTEGLLFPLNRNGDEQGCSWNDGNVTTPDGFKEAFNTFAENGWTAFSGNPEFGGQGMPKSLAVLFEEMMHSANSSFALYPALTSGACLAIDAHASEELKAQYLPKLYSGEWAGTMCLTEPHSGTDLGIGRTKAEPNDDGSYSITGTKIFITGGEHDLTSNHIHLVLAKLPGAPEGSKGISLFLVPKFLPDADNNAGEPNGATCGSIEHKMGIKGSATCVMNFDGAKGWIIGEPNQGLACMFTMMNYERLSIGLQGLGLGEVSYQSAVEYARERLQGRSSTGAKNPNGPADPIIVHGDVRRMLMNMRAINEGGRALAAYVGLQLDAAKFSDDADVKKKADDRVALLTPIAKAFFTDRGLETTITGQQVFGGHGYIREWGMEQFVRDCRISQIYEGTNGIQALDLAGRKVARNGGKSVDAFLAEANAWLEANASNPQLAGAVEPVKAALALLKEATGELLAQAGDNPDAISAGAVEYLDIFGYVLYAWLWAQMLAATDGRDDDFAKAKRITGQYYFQRVLPKADALFAQLKSGAATMMELDADLF, encoded by the coding sequence ATGGCGACCTATAAAGCGCCCCTCGAGGACATGCGTTTTGTTCTCAACGATGTGTTCAAAGCGGACGAGCAGTGGGCAAAGATGCCTGCTACCGCCGAGGTAACCCGCGACCTGTCTGATGCCATTCTGGAAGAAGCAGGCAAGATGACAGAAGGCCTGCTGTTCCCCCTCAACCGTAATGGTGACGAGCAGGGCTGTAGCTGGAACGACGGCAATGTGACCACGCCGGATGGTTTCAAGGAAGCGTTCAATACCTTCGCCGAAAACGGCTGGACAGCTTTCTCCGGTAACCCGGAATTCGGCGGTCAGGGCATGCCGAAATCCCTGGCAGTACTGTTTGAAGAAATGATGCACAGTGCGAACTCCTCCTTTGCACTGTACCCGGCGCTGACCAGCGGTGCTTGCCTGGCCATTGATGCGCACGCCTCTGAAGAACTCAAGGCCCAGTATCTGCCCAAGCTCTACAGTGGTGAGTGGGCTGGCACCATGTGCCTGACCGAGCCACATTCTGGTACCGATCTGGGTATCGGTCGTACCAAGGCGGAGCCCAACGATGATGGTTCCTACAGCATTACCGGGACCAAGATCTTCATCACCGGTGGTGAGCACGACCTGACCAGTAACCATATTCACCTGGTATTGGCCAAGTTGCCGGGTGCCCCGGAAGGCTCAAAGGGGATCTCCCTGTTCCTGGTGCCCAAGTTCCTTCCCGATGCGGACAACAATGCCGGTGAGCCCAACGGTGCCACCTGTGGTTCCATCGAACACAAGATGGGTATCAAGGGTTCTGCTACCTGTGTGATGAACTTCGACGGCGCCAAGGGCTGGATCATCGGTGAGCCGAACCAGGGGCTGGCCTGCATGTTCACCATGATGAACTACGAGCGTCTGTCCATTGGTTTGCAGGGGCTTGGTCTGGGCGAAGTGAGCTATCAGAGCGCCGTGGAATACGCCCGCGAGCGTCTGCAGGGCCGCAGCTCAACCGGTGCCAAGAACCCTAACGGCCCCGCTGACCCGATCATCGTGCATGGTGATGTTCGCCGTATGCTGATGAATATGCGTGCCATCAACGAAGGTGGCCGTGCACTGGCTGCCTACGTGGGTTTGCAGCTGGATGCCGCCAAGTTCAGTGACGATGCCGATGTGAAGAAGAAAGCGGATGATCGTGTGGCGCTGTTGACCCCGATCGCCAAAGCGTTCTTTACCGACCGTGGTCTGGAAACCACCATCACTGGTCAGCAGGTCTTCGGTGGGCACGGCTATATCCGTGAGTGGGGTATGGAGCAGTTTGTTCGTGACTGCCGTATCTCCCAGATCTATGAAGGTACCAACGGGATTCAGGCACTGGATCTGGCCGGCCGTAAAGTAGCTCGTAATGGCGGTAAATCAGTGGATGCGTTCCTGGCTGAGGCCAACGCTTGGCTGGAAGCCAACGCGTCCAATCCGCAGCTGGCTGGCGCGGTGGAACCGGTGAAAGCGGCTCTGGCTCTGTTGAAGGAAGCCACCGGGGAACTGCTGGCGCAAGCGGGTGATAATCCTGATGCTATCAGTGCGGGCGCTGTGGAATACCTGGATATCTTCGGTTACGTGCTCTACGCCTGGTTGTGGGCGCAGATGCTGGCGGCGACCGATGGGCGCGATGATGACTTTGCCAAGGCCAAGCGCATCACCGGTCAGTACTACTTCCAGCGTGTCCTGCCCAAGGCGGATGCCCTGTTTGCACAGCTGAAGAGCGGTGCGGCGACCATGATGGAGCTGGACGCAGACCTGTTCTGA
- a CDS encoding endonuclease has product MNKVALVLLGAFLLVGISYANDQDEEFIQQLYPDGGKTLYCQEPFASGSRISIEEIYDDRRLAKHFGCRSGRLCSSNKEFTTIQQDLHGRFPVTTKVELERRRTLFGELPDNIAADPQCGYQQSFQVFEPPAHAKGEVARAMLYLHDRYQLPFIGTLEMYQRWNREDPVDEEEKRRNDEIEKLQGNRNPFIDSPDRADTMKAPSPLNMQFP; this is encoded by the coding sequence ATGAATAAGGTTGCATTAGTGCTGTTGGGGGCATTTCTGCTTGTCGGTATCAGCTATGCCAACGACCAAGATGAAGAGTTCATTCAGCAACTCTATCCTGACGGAGGAAAGACGCTCTATTGTCAGGAACCCTTTGCTTCCGGCAGCCGGATCTCAATTGAAGAGATCTATGATGATCGTAGACTGGCCAAGCATTTTGGTTGCCGCAGCGGTCGACTCTGCTCTTCCAACAAAGAATTCACTACCATCCAGCAGGACCTCCATGGCCGTTTCCCTGTAACGACCAAAGTTGAACTGGAACGGCGACGCACCTTGTTTGGCGAACTGCCTGATAACATCGCTGCAGACCCGCAGTGCGGTTACCAACAATCCTTCCAGGTGTTCGAACCACCGGCACACGCCAAAGGCGAAGTTGCCCGCGCCATGCTCTATCTCCACGACCGCTACCAGCTGCCGTTTATTGGCACGCTTGAAATGTATCAGCGTTGGAACCGCGAAGACCCGGTAGATGAGGAAGAGAAGCGGCGTAACGATGAAATCGAAAAACTGCAGGGCAATCGCAATCCCTTCATTGATAGTCCCGACCGGGCGGACACCATGAAAGCTCCGTCTCCGTTGAACATGCAATTCCCTTGA
- a CDS encoding Flp family type IVb pilin yields the protein MKSLITRFLKEEDGATMVEYAILVALISVVAIVVIGSVGGKVDDAFQSVDDAMS from the coding sequence ATGAAGAGCTTGATTACCCGTTTCCTGAAAGAAGAAGACGGTGCAACCATGGTGGAGTACGCCATCCTGGTCGCGCTGATTTCCGTTGTCGCCATTGTGGTTATTGGTTCTGTTGGCGGGAAGGTGGATGACGCCTTTCAAAGCGTTGACGACGCAATGTCATAA
- a CDS encoding A24 family peptidase, protein MTTLLLVAVGIALPAVIFDLLERRIPNTLILSALFLGPAAVFWEAGLEGMFYGLAAGLIAFSIAFLFWLVGWLGAGDVKLIGALGVLVGLPEIGIYLLNVALLGAVLGLFYLVLKGRARESWERLNYMLAARERQLERTDSGQAAAVNLPYAIAIGTGAIFTMMGVSPMI, encoded by the coding sequence ATGACGACCTTGTTGCTTGTCGCCGTGGGTATTGCCCTTCCAGCCGTGATTTTTGACCTGTTGGAAAGGCGCATTCCCAATACGCTTATCTTGTCGGCTCTGTTTCTGGGGCCTGCAGCAGTGTTTTGGGAGGCGGGGCTGGAAGGAATGTTTTACGGTCTTGCCGCGGGATTGATTGCCTTCTCTATCGCCTTTCTATTCTGGTTAGTGGGGTGGCTGGGGGCTGGAGACGTCAAGCTGATCGGGGCTCTCGGGGTTCTGGTTGGGTTGCCGGAAATAGGGATTTACCTTCTTAACGTGGCGCTTCTGGGTGCGGTTCTGGGTTTGTTTTACCTGGTGTTAAAGGGTCGAGCCAGAGAGTCATGGGAACGACTGAATTACATGCTTGCTGCCAGGGAGCGTCAGCTTGAACGCACTGACAGTGGGCAAGCAGCTGCGGTGAATCTGCCCTATGCCATAGCCATCGGTACAGGAGCTATATTCACCATGATGGGTGTATCGCCCATGATCTAG
- the cpaB gene encoding Flp pilus assembly protein CpaB: MQLRPILILLVAIILGGVTVYLVNQFLQREVTSRTGERTVRTVPVVVAAADLNSGTRLDGVLLEVVAWPEASLPEGTFSSKTALLQDKPPLILTQAKKGEPILKYKLSPYGARGGLPAKIPEDKRAITLAVNEVKGVGGFVMPGDYVDVLHTTTFGRSDEKPVTRVILQNAKVLGIDQQSSDTETEPKVVNSATIMVTPYDGQRIVLAAKTGDLNLMLRNEFDASILESEVVTYKDLMTEDTAPTKVKVVRRVRRAPPKPQVEVIRGLEVKSQTVKEGQVQE, encoded by the coding sequence ATGCAACTTCGACCAATACTGATTCTGTTAGTAGCCATCATCCTTGGCGGTGTGACGGTGTATCTGGTGAATCAGTTCCTGCAAAGAGAAGTCACCAGCCGGACTGGAGAAAGAACAGTAAGAACCGTTCCTGTGGTGGTGGCTGCGGCTGATCTGAACAGTGGTACTCGCCTTGACGGTGTTCTTCTTGAGGTGGTGGCCTGGCCGGAAGCCAGTCTTCCAGAGGGAACTTTCAGTTCAAAGACGGCTCTGCTCCAGGACAAGCCTCCTTTGATTTTGACCCAGGCCAAAAAGGGCGAGCCCATTCTGAAGTACAAGCTATCCCCTTATGGTGCTCGCGGCGGACTGCCCGCGAAAATCCCTGAAGACAAACGAGCCATTACCCTGGCGGTGAATGAGGTTAAGGGTGTTGGTGGCTTTGTTATGCCGGGGGATTATGTGGATGTGTTGCATACCACGACTTTTGGCCGCTCAGATGAGAAGCCTGTTACCCGGGTGATTTTACAGAATGCCAAGGTTCTAGGCATTGACCAGCAGTCCAGTGACACCGAAACCGAACCCAAAGTCGTCAACTCGGCCACCATCATGGTGACGCCCTATGATGGTCAGCGCATCGTATTGGCGGCCAAGACAGGGGACCTGAATTTGATGCTGCGGAATGAATTCGATGCATCGATCCTGGAATCCGAGGTGGTGACCTACAAGGATCTAATGACGGAAGACACTGCGCCGACCAAGGTCAAGGTGGTGCGTCGGGTTCGTCGTGCTCCGCCCAAGCCACAGGTTGAAGTGATTCGAGGTCTGGAAGTGAAAAGCCAGACAGTGAAGGAAGGCCAGGTGCAGGAATAA
- a CDS encoding type II and III secretion system protein family protein: MTVTIRQWQLGPFRGIRLLLILLASLVTSVASAAERYELQFSEGLQKEELTLSLGKSQMIYSPSPLDQVVIGNPAIADIKLLSSRHVLILGLKPGHTNLAFRDQNRNLVALMDVIVGYDVDQMKRRIYELMPEEQGVELRGSNDQIILSGKVSSVMAMEQALSVAKSFAPAEKVVNMLEVGGGTQVMLEVRIAEISRTSLKELGVNLSVLDEDGAKVLTALSGITSNNTPFLDAIFSDPSATAFGINGITGQLQALERQGLAKVLAKPNLTALSGQEASFLAGGEVAIPVAQDTNNDGTATISVDYKEFGVGLKFIPTVLSDSSINIKLNAEVSAVDEANGFQASGFNIPGFVTRRTGTTVEMADGQAFAVAGLIQNNANNVINKVPLLGSIPVLGALFRSSEYKRSESELVVIVTPRLVTPKRMDDYAMPTDVFVPPTDLDQYLLGFLQHQPSENRNDDEEEEAEQQNSRADASAQGGLQGHYGHQLREVASYE, encoded by the coding sequence ATGACTGTGACAATTCGACAGTGGCAATTGGGGCCATTTCGTGGAATCAGGCTGCTCCTGATTCTGCTGGCCTCTTTGGTCACGAGCGTAGCCTCGGCAGCTGAACGATATGAGCTGCAGTTCAGTGAAGGGCTGCAGAAAGAGGAGCTGACATTGTCGCTGGGTAAGTCCCAGATGATTTACTCGCCATCGCCTCTGGATCAGGTGGTGATTGGTAATCCTGCGATTGCGGACATCAAGCTGCTTTCATCCCGTCACGTTTTGATTCTGGGCCTTAAGCCTGGACACACCAATCTGGCATTTCGGGATCAGAACCGGAATCTGGTAGCGCTGATGGATGTCATTGTGGGTTATGACGTGGATCAGATGAAGCGTCGTATCTACGAGCTGATGCCGGAAGAGCAGGGAGTGGAGTTGAGAGGGTCGAATGACCAGATCATTCTTTCCGGCAAAGTGTCCAGCGTCATGGCCATGGAACAGGCCTTGTCTGTGGCGAAGAGTTTTGCTCCCGCGGAGAAAGTCGTCAACATGCTGGAGGTGGGCGGCGGCACACAGGTGATGCTTGAAGTGCGCATCGCCGAGATTAGCCGTACATCTCTCAAGGAGCTGGGAGTTAATCTTTCTGTTCTGGATGAGGATGGGGCCAAGGTGCTGACAGCGTTGTCCGGCATCACCTCAAATAATACGCCATTCCTTGATGCCATTTTCAGCGACCCTAGTGCCACCGCTTTTGGTATTAATGGCATTACCGGGCAGCTCCAGGCGCTGGAGAGGCAAGGTCTTGCCAAAGTGCTTGCCAAGCCGAACCTGACAGCATTGTCCGGGCAGGAGGCCAGTTTTCTGGCTGGTGGTGAGGTCGCAATCCCGGTTGCCCAGGACACCAACAATGATGGAACGGCCACCATTTCAGTTGACTACAAAGAGTTCGGGGTAGGGCTAAAGTTCATCCCGACCGTCCTTTCAGATAGCAGCATCAATATCAAGCTGAATGCTGAGGTATCCGCGGTGGACGAGGCAAATGGTTTTCAGGCCTCTGGATTCAACATTCCCGGTTTTGTGACCCGAAGAACAGGAACAACTGTTGAAATGGCGGATGGTCAGGCGTTCGCAGTGGCCGGTCTGATCCAGAACAATGCCAACAACGTGATCAACAAGGTGCCTTTGTTGGGGAGTATCCCGGTGTTGGGTGCCCTGTTCCGTTCCTCCGAGTACAAGAGGAGCGAAAGCGAGCTTGTTGTGATCGTAACTCCACGTCTGGTGACGCCAAAGCGCATGGATGATTATGCCATGCCTACTGATGTTTTCGTGCCTCCCACGGACCTTGATCAGTATCTGCTTGGTTTCCTGCAGCATCAGCCTTCAGAAAACCGTAATGATGATGAAGAGGAGGAAGCTGAGCAGCAGAACAGCCGTGCCGATGCTTCAGCACAGGGAGGCCTGCAAGGTCATTATGGTCACCAGCTCAGGGAGGTAGCCAGCTATGAATAA
- a CDS encoding pilus assembly protein TadG-related protein, which translates to MKRRQEGAYLVMMTVLIIILIAIAALAIDVGRLLVMRTEMQNAVDAAALAAAAELDVDDNAQSRAKAAARGLLEHDARFARASELLGDVGLPDSAFEFFCVIGSESDVDPNVTGFTDFCSGSEVEPGKYAATGDADTHYVRLTLDPALVGDGDRFTADLIFLPALRALGINVADTASAVASALAGRNFFTCNYPPMAMCDPWESEGSHFRDEMEVGAHIEMRNQGGNNEQWSPGNFGFLEPPNAGPGATDVAEFIANEGNVGCNPATFTTKTGSMTNKTQGGWNTRFGIYDGPNPFQSYDADYPPAPNVVAYPLDNGTNSVDSRIGDGLWDVEGYWSVQHGPAPIPNAWNNANPPTRYEVYEYEIANGLPTDGAPDDPAGGADRRVMNMAVLSCEALGLTGGKKEGVIFPADGFARMFLVKPAEGPPNLTFYGEFLGWEQENDDDYHIQIQLYE; encoded by the coding sequence ATGAAGCGGCGTCAGGAAGGTGCTTATCTGGTCATGATGACGGTGTTGATCATCATCCTGATCGCAATTGCGGCCCTGGCCATCGATGTCGGTCGTTTGTTGGTAATGCGAACCGAGATGCAGAATGCCGTTGATGCTGCCGCATTGGCAGCAGCCGCAGAGTTGGACGTAGACGACAATGCTCAATCCAGGGCAAAAGCCGCAGCGCGTGGCCTGCTTGAGCATGACGCTCGTTTCGCTCGGGCGTCAGAGTTGCTGGGGGATGTTGGGCTTCCTGATAGCGCGTTTGAGTTTTTCTGTGTGATTGGTAGCGAGTCCGATGTGGACCCGAACGTAACTGGTTTTACCGATTTCTGCAGTGGCTCCGAAGTGGAACCGGGAAAGTATGCTGCTACGGGTGATGCCGATACGCACTATGTGCGTCTGACGCTTGATCCTGCCCTGGTAGGGGATGGCGACCGCTTTACTGCCGATTTGATTTTCCTTCCTGCCTTGCGAGCACTCGGAATCAATGTCGCGGATACCGCTTCCGCGGTGGCTTCTGCATTGGCGGGACGGAATTTCTTTACCTGCAACTATCCACCTATGGCCATGTGCGATCCCTGGGAATCAGAAGGTTCCCATTTCAGGGATGAAATGGAGGTGGGGGCGCATATCGAAATGCGTAACCAGGGTGGGAATAATGAACAGTGGAGCCCTGGCAATTTTGGTTTTCTAGAGCCGCCAAATGCTGGGCCGGGTGCTACAGATGTTGCCGAGTTTATTGCCAATGAAGGCAATGTGGGCTGTAACCCGGCAACCTTTACAACCAAAACCGGTTCCATGACCAACAAGACACAGGGGGGGTGGAACACCCGCTTTGGTATCTATGACGGCCCCAATCCGTTCCAGAGCTATGATGCAGATTATCCCCCGGCGCCAAATGTTGTGGCCTATCCATTGGATAATGGAACGAATTCTGTGGATAGCAGGATCGGTGATGGCTTGTGGGATGTGGAGGGTTACTGGAGTGTTCAACACGGGCCGGCACCCATTCCGAACGCATGGAATAATGCGAATCCGCCTACCCGTTATGAAGTGTATGAGTATGAGATTGCCAATGGGCTGCCAACTGATGGTGCGCCTGATGACCCGGCTGGCGGTGCGGATCGTCGGGTAATGAACATGGCGGTGCTGAGCTGTGAGGCATTGGGGCTGACCGGTGGCAAGAAAGAGGGCGTGATATTTCCGGCGGATGGATTTGCCAGGATGTTTCTGGTGAAGCCTGCTGAAGGGCCCCCGAATTTGACCTTCTATGGCGAATTCCTTGGCTGGGAGCAGGAGAATGATGATGACTATCATATCCAGATTCAGCTTTACGAATAA
- a CDS encoding TadE/TadG family type IV pilus assembly protein — translation MVEFAIMLPMIVVLVFGITELGRAIYQQNTLSKAAASGARYMSRSPQAVTSDCAEGATWSASVLNAANLIAYGRQSGTGQPLLPDLDAADASFSVAQRTVTGMGNACVITASVSVPFRAIFGDTLVPFLDLDPLNLSAIVEERFHGE, via the coding sequence ATGGTGGAGTTTGCCATCATGCTGCCAATGATTGTCGTTCTGGTGTTTGGCATCACGGAGTTGGGCCGCGCAATCTATCAGCAGAATACCTTAAGCAAGGCGGCGGCTTCGGGTGCCAGGTATATGAGCCGGTCGCCACAGGCAGTAACTTCGGATTGTGCCGAGGGGGCGACCTGGAGCGCTTCGGTATTAAATGCTGCAAACCTGATTGCATATGGTCGGCAATCCGGTACGGGGCAGCCTTTATTGCCAGATTTGGATGCTGCTGATGCCAGCTTTTCCGTCGCCCAGCGAACCGTTACCGGCATGGGGAATGCCTGCGTCATTACCGCGTCGGTGAGTGTGCCGTTCCGCGCCATTTTCGGCGATACCCTGGTGCCATTTCTGGATCTGGACCCCTTGAATCTCAGTGCCATCGTCGAGGAGAGATTCCATGGTGAATGA
- a CDS encoding TadE family protein, protein MVNDVMKRRQQGGAVMVEMALTLPLFILLIFAIIELALVVFHFTRAVEATRAGARYAIVNNPVTDISTLDCTTVTELTANCGSASCAGLMGKMTPIYKNLAASNVQVRYGCSSTGFASNPDPIREISVSITGQDYKLILPGLIGFEPTITLPPFTSTRISEDMYTP, encoded by the coding sequence ATGGTGAATGACGTGATGAAGCGCAGACAGCAAGGCGGGGCGGTGATGGTCGAAATGGCCCTCACGCTTCCGCTGTTCATTCTGTTGATATTCGCAATCATTGAACTGGCACTAGTGGTATTTCATTTCACCCGTGCAGTGGAGGCGACCCGTGCCGGGGCTCGCTATGCCATTGTGAATAATCCGGTAACGGATATTTCGACGCTGGATTGCACTACGGTGACTGAGTTGACGGCGAATTGTGGTTCGGCGAGTTGTGCCGGATTAATGGGGAAAATGACGCCGATTTACAAGAACCTGGCCGCCTCTAATGTGCAGGTTCGATACGGTTGTTCATCAACCGGGTTTGCCAGCAATCCTGATCCCATTCGGGAGATATCGGTATCCATAACGGGGCAGGATTACAAACTGATCTTACCGGGGTTGATTGGTTTTGAACCGACGATTACCTTGCCGCCGTTTACCAGTACCAGGATAAGTGAAGACATGTATACCCCTTAG